The Thermoflavifilum sp. genome contains a region encoding:
- a CDS encoding FecR domain-containing protein — protein MAMDEQRLWTMMSRKLTGEATEEEIRQLDEWLNADPQAMYCYQVFLQLWQTRGGSLHPEELAVKFARQQERICAAEIAEGQVRGHRLHRTNGWRVVLAAAMMTGMAVMIWFLQKPFRFHHTPASIPWATLSTPAGIRAHVILPDSTEVWLNAGSEITYRKDMDTASLREITLSGEAYFEVQHRDHQPMVIHTRHLDIRDLGTAFNIRAYPDDPVTEATLIAGSIEVINRKHPEEKIRLKPSQRITFYHDTWMVNDNASRPGHSSSNEGKNYVLTVVKPDPKESLIPDTAWKVNKLVFQSERFDELVKQLERWYNVHITLKSKRVAAYKLTGSFENESIEQALKALQITAPFSYRIADDSIWIDEP, from the coding sequence ATGGCCATGGATGAACAAAGGTTATGGACGATGATGAGCAGAAAGCTTACCGGAGAAGCCACCGAAGAGGAAATCAGGCAGCTGGATGAGTGGTTGAATGCCGATCCGCAAGCCATGTATTGCTACCAGGTGTTTTTACAATTGTGGCAGACGAGAGGGGGTTCTCTGCATCCCGAAGAGCTGGCTGTAAAATTTGCCCGTCAGCAAGAACGCATATGTGCTGCTGAAATCGCTGAAGGGCAGGTGCGTGGCCACAGGTTGCACAGGACGAATGGATGGCGGGTGGTGCTGGCTGCTGCGATGATGACCGGCATGGCGGTGATGATCTGGTTTCTGCAAAAACCTTTCAGGTTTCACCATACCCCGGCATCCATTCCATGGGCAACCCTTAGTACACCTGCTGGCATTCGTGCACACGTGATCCTGCCCGATAGTACGGAGGTCTGGTTGAATGCGGGTAGTGAAATCACCTACCGGAAAGATATGGATACCGCCTCCCTGCGCGAAATCACGCTATCGGGCGAGGCTTATTTTGAAGTGCAACATCGCGACCATCAGCCCATGGTGATTCATACCCGTCACCTGGATATACGCGATCTGGGTACAGCCTTTAATATACGTGCTTATCCCGATGATCCGGTTACAGAAGCCACATTGATCGCCGGCTCCATCGAAGTCATCAATCGCAAACATCCGGAAGAAAAAATCAGGCTGAAGCCCAGTCAGCGCATCACCTTTTATCATGATACCTGGATGGTGAACGATAATGCTTCCCGCCCCGGCCATTCTTCCAGCAATGAAGGGAAAAATTACGTGCTCACGGTGGTAAAACCTGATCCCAAAGAAAGCCTTATTCCTGATACGGCCTGGAAGGTGAACAAACTGGTCTTTCAGAGTGAACGGTTTGATGAGTTAGTGAAGCAATTAGAGCGCTGGTATAATGTGCATATTACACTCAAGAGCAAGCGAGTAGCAGCCTATAAGCTTACCGGCAGTTTTGAAAATGAAAGCATTGAACAGGCCTTGAAAGCCTTGCAGATTACGGCGCCGTTTAGCTACCGCATAGCAGATGACAGCATCTGGATTGATGAACCCTGA